A stretch of the Bacteroidales bacterium genome encodes the following:
- a CDS encoding rhomboid family intramembrane serine protease, with amino-acid sequence MRGYRPPILGSVPPVVKNILIINVLMLLGSVITNYEKSVELFGLFYPESEFFRPHQIITHMFMHGGITHLFFNMFALYMFGKVLEMVWGSKRFLIYYFVTGLGAMLMHMLVTWIDIESIKTSIAVFNNTPTPELFSQIVRDNISRPTAMLTDFINRFHEYPDNKFLISEATVYANKILELRMNVPVIGASGAVFGVLLAFGMMFPNTQLMLLFPPIPIKAKWFVLGYGVLELWLGVANRSGDNVAHFAHLGGMIFGFFLIRYWSKKFKRF; translated from the coding sequence ATGAGAGGATATCGTCCACCTATACTTGGCTCGGTGCCACCAGTTGTCAAGAATATACTCATTATTAATGTATTAATGCTTCTCGGCTCAGTAATAACAAATTATGAGAAGTCTGTAGAGCTATTTGGACTATTTTATCCAGAATCTGAGTTTTTTAGACCACATCAGATTATTACCCACATGTTTATGCATGGTGGCATTACACACCTGTTTTTCAACATGTTTGCTCTTTATATGTTTGGAAAAGTTCTTGAAATGGTGTGGGGAAGCAAGCGATTTTTGATATACTATTTTGTTACTGGTTTGGGTGCTATGTTGATGCATATGCTTGTGACTTGGATTGATATTGAGAGCATTAAAACCTCTATTGCAGTTTTTAATAATACTCCCACGCCCGAACTATTTAGCCAAATTGTGAGGGATAATATTTCACGTCCAACGGCTATGCTTACAGATTTTATTAACCGTTTTCACGAATATCCCGATAATAAGTTTTTGATAAGCGAGGCAACAGTCTATGCCAATAAAATTCTCGAACTTAGGATGAATGTACCTGTTATAGGGGCTTCGGGAGCAGTATTTGGTGTTTTGCTTGCTTTTGGAATGATGTTCCCTAACACGCAACTTATGTTGTTGTTTCCCCCAATCCCAATAAAAGCAAAATGGTTTGTTTTAGGATATGGAGTTTTAGAGCTTTGGTTAGGTGTTGCAAACAGAAGCGGAGACAATGTCGCACACTTTGCACATTTAGGTGGCATGATATTTGGATTTTTCCTTATCAGATACTGGAGCAAAAAGTTTAAAAGATTCTAA